The following proteins come from a genomic window of Flavobacteriaceae bacterium MAR_2010_188:
- a CDS encoding Sterol desaturase/sphingolipid hydroxylase, fatty acid hydroxylase superfamily — translation MKYLNAFFDSLKGTLDWTWKSITIDVPWYNNFFWGLIIISLVVWALEIFFPWRKEQSIFRKDFWLDAFYMFFNFVIFAIVISGFYKILEIAFADLGIATDSLAILDLSAYPAFVQLLVFFVLLDFVQWITHILLHKYSFLWQFHKIHHSVKEMGFAAHLRYHWMENILYKPLKTFAVMILGGFEPTQAFIVHFIAISIGHLNHANVKLSYGPLKYIFNNPVMHLYHHAYKLPKDTYGINFGISLSLWDYIFKTNYIPEDSGNVKLGFEGDEEIPDNFIGQISYGFTPPKADKKRKETSN, via the coding sequence ATGAAGTATCTAAATGCCTTTTTTGATTCCCTAAAAGGAACCTTGGATTGGACGTGGAAATCTATAACCATTGATGTGCCTTGGTATAATAATTTCTTTTGGGGTCTCATCATTATATCATTGGTAGTTTGGGCGCTTGAGATTTTCTTTCCTTGGAGAAAGGAACAGTCCATTTTTAGAAAGGATTTTTGGCTGGATGCATTTTATATGTTCTTCAACTTTGTGATTTTTGCCATTGTTATTAGCGGTTTTTATAAAATTCTAGAAATAGCATTTGCAGATTTAGGTATTGCGACAGATTCTCTGGCCATTTTAGATTTATCGGCTTATCCCGCCTTCGTACAATTGTTAGTGTTCTTTGTTTTGCTCGATTTTGTGCAATGGATCACCCATATTTTGTTGCATAAGTATTCATTCTTATGGCAGTTTCATAAAATTCATCATAGTGTAAAGGAAATGGGTTTTGCAGCACATCTTCGCTACCACTGGATGGAAAACATTCTATATAAGCCTTTAAAGACCTTTGCGGTAATGATTTTAGGTGGATTTGAACCGACCCAAGCGTTTATCGTGCATTTTATCGCCATTAGTATCGGGCATTTAAATCATGCTAACGTGAAGCTTAGTTATGGTCCGTTAAAATATATTTTCAATAATCCGGTGATGCATTTGTACCATCACGCCTATAAATTGCCAAAGGATACCTATGGGATTAACTTCGGGATAAGTCTGAGTCTATGGGATTATATCTTTAAAACGAATTATATCCCCGAAGATAGTGGTAATGTAAAACTTGGGTTTGAAGGGGATGAAGAAATCCCTGATAATTTTATCGGTCAGATTAGTTATGGTTTCACTCCACCTAAAGCTGATAAAAAAAGAAAGGAAACATCAAATTAA
- a CDS encoding transcriptional regulator, AraC family has product MKTFIVQSLPLKEVIQSLAKEMSTGFTERCDQFFLDIPSEFGSGSIMGIDFDSGMGIIQYDCTFNDDVEIQFIVNKVHPLKFLFCLEGDLIHRFEDDETNHSIKQYQNAIVASSRFNGHILRFKKNTAIKLNSLELSRKEFQAKAICELKSLENPIQELFKDVDADNTFYYEGYYSLELSDVFAGILKFDHQDFLRKMFLEGKSYLILTRQLVQFQDDLKDFPNRSVLRKFEVKQVKAAAKKIEEQLETLTSIKELAKEFGLNSNKLQTGFQLLFGTSVNQYIQRQRLLHARKLLETTDLNMSQISDAVGLNSRSYFSKIFKEEFGISPSDLKRKNFEQFQSNRNQDI; this is encoded by the coding sequence ATGAAAACCTTTATTGTACAATCCCTCCCACTCAAAGAAGTTATACAAAGTTTGGCCAAAGAAATGAGTACTGGCTTCACGGAACGTTGTGACCAATTTTTTCTTGACATTCCATCAGAGTTTGGAAGTGGTTCTATTATGGGAATTGACTTCGACAGCGGTATGGGAATCATACAGTATGACTGCACCTTTAACGATGATGTAGAAATTCAGTTTATCGTTAACAAGGTTCATCCATTAAAATTCCTATTTTGTTTGGAAGGTGACCTTATCCATCGTTTTGAAGATGATGAAACGAACCATAGCATAAAGCAATATCAAAATGCTATTGTTGCGAGCAGCCGATTTAACGGGCATATCTTAAGATTTAAGAAAAACACTGCGATTAAATTGAATAGCCTCGAACTTTCTAGAAAAGAGTTTCAAGCTAAGGCCATTTGCGAGCTTAAAAGTTTAGAAAATCCCATCCAAGAACTGTTTAAGGATGTAGATGCTGATAACACTTTTTATTATGAAGGTTATTACAGCTTAGAACTTTCTGATGTATTTGCAGGGATTTTGAAGTTTGATCATCAGGATTTTCTTAGAAAAATGTTCCTTGAAGGAAAGTCATATCTCATTTTGACTAGACAGTTAGTTCAGTTTCAAGATGATTTAAAGGATTTCCCTAACAGAAGTGTCCTCAGAAAGTTTGAAGTAAAACAAGTGAAAGCTGCAGCCAAAAAAATTGAGGAGCAATTAGAGACCTTGACCTCGATAAAAGAACTGGCCAAAGAGTTTGGTTTAAATTCCAATAAACTACAAACTGGTTTTCAGTTGTTGTTCGGAACTTCGGTAAATCAATATATCCAGAGACAACGTCTTCTTCACGCCCGAAAGCTATTAGAAACCACCGACCTAAATATGTCGCAAATCTCAGATGCGGTAGGACTTAATAGTCGGAGTTATTTCTCAAAGATTTTTAAAGAAGAGTTTGGCATTTCACCTTCCGATTTGAAGAGAAAAAACTTTGAACAGTTTCAAAGCAATCGCAATCAGGATATATAA
- a CDS encoding Catechol 2,3-dioxygenase: MVIYKLDNLQNNVSMIEFTKKIKVLMLLMSIVAFGELGAQNDFHLYKDHDALPVKDLEKSAKFYSEVLGLKEISNAGLGERFRWFELNDHVQIHLILTDGIIERSKNLHLAINADNLDAFIKHLTTLNVHFENWSGDQKITNTRPDGVKQIYLQDPDGYWIEVNDNSFN, from the coding sequence TTGGTTATTTATAAATTAGATAATCTTCAAAACAATGTTAGCATGATAGAATTCACTAAAAAAATTAAAGTATTGATGCTTTTAATGTCAATCGTTGCGTTTGGAGAACTGGGAGCGCAAAACGACTTTCATCTTTATAAAGACCACGACGCCTTGCCAGTGAAGGATTTGGAAAAATCTGCTAAATTCTATTCAGAAGTTTTAGGGCTAAAGGAAATAAGTAATGCAGGATTAGGAGAACGATTTAGGTGGTTTGAATTGAATGACCATGTACAAATACATCTCATATTGACCGACGGTATTATTGAAAGGTCCAAAAATTTACACTTGGCCATTAACGCAGATAATTTAGACGCGTTTATAAAGCACCTAACTACTCTAAATGTACATTTTGAAAATTGGTCGGGCGACCAAAAGATTACCAATACACGACCAGATGGCGTAAAGCAAATCTATCTACAAGATCCAGATGGTTATTGGATAGAGGTTAATGACAACAGTTTTAACTAA